DNA from Thermodesulfobacteriota bacterium:
GGACCGGGCCGACCGGCGGCCGCCGGCTCGCTCATCGATAACGATGGGTGGTCTGCATGATGAGGGTCCTGAAAAGGATTGGGGTGCGGTTCTTGTGACCGGGGGTCACTATAAACGTCCTGGCGCGGATTCGGCAAGAAGAATCCGCGCCGGCTCTGGGACAACCGGCGCGCCCCACTTCAGCCGTCCGGGCTGTGCCCCTGGCGGCCGAAGCGGGCCCAGGCCTCCTGGTAGGCGCCGTTCAGCCGGGCCTCCAGGTCCTGGCGGTAGTGCTCCCGGCCGGTGGCGTCGAGATGCCCGGGCACGGACAGGGGCTCGCCGGCCACCAGGGCGATGGTGGAAAAGGGCGCCGGGAGCAGGGTCCGGTCCCAGCTGCCCAGGGTGGTGAAGCGGGAGGCGGCTGCGGCCACCGGCAGGATCGGCAGACCGGTGTGGCTGGCCAGGACGATCACCCCAGCCTGGACTTGGCGGGCCGGGCCTTTGGAGCCATCGGCAACGATGGCCGCCGAGCGGCCATCCGCCATCTGCCCGACCATGGCCTTGAGGGCTGCCACCCCACCCTTGTCCCGGCCGCCGGAGCCCCGCACCACAGCACAGCCGATCCTTTGCAGGATCCGGGCCGCAAACTCGCCGTCGGCGCTGGCGCTGACCATGGCCACCCAGCGGTGGCGGCGGCGGGCCTGCATGAGGATGGGCAGGAGGCTGTAGTGCCAGAAGGCGGCGATGAAGGGCCGCCCGTTGGCTGTGGTGGCCATGGCCGGCAACCGATCCTCCTGCCAGCGGCAGGTGACATCGAGGCCCCGGGCCAGGCCCCAGAAGAGGGGCGGCACCAGGGTCCGGGCCAGGCGATGGCCGAGGCTGCCGTGCTCTAGAGCCATTGCAGCTCCTGCTTCCTGAGGGCCTGCAGCCGGTCCCGCTTGACCGCCGCCTCCTCGAAGGCCAGCTTCTCGGCCGCGGCATACATCTCCCGC
Protein-coding regions in this window:
- a CDS encoding lysophospholipid acyltransferase family protein; translation: MALEHGSLGHRLARTLVPPLFWGLARGLDVTCRWQEDRLPAMATTANGRPFIAAFWHYSLLPILMQARRRHRWVAMVSASADGEFAARILQRIGCAVVRGSGGRDKGGVAALKAMVGQMADGRSAAIVADGSKGPARQVQAGVIVLASHTGLPILPVAAAASRFTTLGSWDRTLLPAPFSTIALVAGEPLSVPGHLDATGREHYRQDLEARLNGAYQEAWARFGRQGHSPDG